The window TACCTGAAATGTTACTAAATCTTgcactctttttcttttatgatGAATAGATACTATGTAATTTTCTTAACAATGTCCATAAATAAAATTCTGGttgctgatttttaaaaaatattaaaataacaagATTTGATGGTTAACATTAAATAGTAGTATTTAGTATTCTCTTTAAAAGTTGTCAGCATCTTGATTTGATGGTTCAGCTATAAAatgcatatttctttttttctcagggTCCCCTGGGTGCCAGTACCCGTAGGCGTGTAGGTCTGAAGGCCCCTGGTATCATCCCCCGTATCTCTGTGAGGGAGCCCATGCAGACTGGAATCAAGGCTGTGGACAGCTTGGTGCCCATTGGCAGAGGCCAGCGTGAGCTGATTATTGGTGACAGGCAGACTGGGTAAATACTTGGAAATAAAGTTCATACAGAGATTTAAATGTCCTGTGAGCAATCTGCAGACTGTAGCTCAGGTGCAATTGTAAAGACCAGAGCAAAGTTGGTGAATAAGCTTgcaaatataattatttatgttcACTCTGCAGCAAAACCGCCATCGCCATTGACACAATCATCAACCAGAAGCGCTTCAATGAGGGAactgatgagaagaagaagctgtACTGCATCTACGTCGCCATCGGACAGAAGAGGTCCACTGTGGCTCAGCTGGTGAAGAGGCTGACTGACGCTGACGCCATGAAGTACACCATCGTGGTCTCTGCCACCGCCTCTGATGCTGCTCCTCTGCAGTACCTGGCCCCATACTCTGGCTGCTCTATGGGAGAGTACTTCAGAGACAATGGCAAGCACGCCCTGATCATCTATGATGATCTGTCCAAGCAGGTGAGGGATCAGGTTGCAGTCGTAATGAGAAACcagaaattgattttaaaatgttagatTGTTTTTGatcacagtttaaaaatgttgcaCTAAATGATACCTTGAACTTTAAGGGGCTCTCCATGAACCTCAATAAGAAAATAGGAGCTGTATTCCCAAATGGCActcagtaattttttttaaatattttttttccctcctgtcAGGCTGTTGCCTACCGTCAGATGTCCCTGCTGCTGCGTCGTCCTCCTGGTCGTGAGGCCTACCCCGGTGATGTGTTCTACCTGCACTCCCGTCTGCTGGAGAGAGCTGCCAAGATGAACGACAACTTCGGAGGTGGCTCCCTCACTGCCCTCCCCGTCATTGAGACCCAGGCTGGTGATGTGTCTGCCTACATCCCCACCAACGTCATCTCCATCACAGATGGACAGGTTTGTACGAaagttgtttttatcatttcaagTGTTCCTTGATtgtattcataaaaacatcttgTATTACAAAGCTCTTATATTGACTGTTTTCATCTGTCTGTTGTAGATCTTCTTGGAGACTGAGCTGTTCTACAAGGGTATCCGCCCAGCTATCAATGTGGGTCTGTCTGTGTCCAGAGTAGGCTCTGCTGCCCAGACCAGAGCCATGAAGCAGGTAAGATCTGGCTCCGagacttgtttttaaaaaaatgagcaTCTGTATGAGCGTtgcaactattttcagtggaaaGTAGCCAAAGCCTGCTGGAAAAGTCATTAGATGTCACATGCTTTGCATCTCTATGACGTCCTGACATAATTGCATacatacaatttttttttttaaagaaagtcTAAAGAAAGTTaagttaaattaaactaaactgactAACTAGCTATTTCATtagctatttttctttttaagcaGCTCCTCAATGTTTATCTAAATCTACCTCCTAATAATATTTATGTAGGCTGTTGTATCAACTCTAATTGAAATATCATGAATAGAGAGATGATCATGCACTGGAATAAATTCACTATTGTTAACTCTGtctattttgacaaaacaaaatcaaacttagttaagttaaatcatttagaattaaaaacaatgaggatCAATGATTAGTCATTagatacacacattcacagctcatTCACGACTCTATCTGGCTGATGATTGGTCCATTGAacgtgctgctgctctgtcccacCCACATAACATTCACTGAGAATTACTGACGACTCCCGTCAAGGAGGAATAGAGGTCTGCTCAAAAAGTCACTAAATATGTTGctagctgcttttttttttttttttttttttttttttttttttttttttttttttttaagtaaggTCACTTAAGGGGTCTGAAGTCACTAAGTTGGCAACACTGATCTGTATGCTCCATGTTCAAGTTTGGCCTCAGTCAATTGTCCTGGAGAAACTCAATCAGGTGGTAGCACACTACAATCTCAGATGATCTTTAacactttgtttctttttaccTCGCAGGTGGCCGGTACCATGAAACTGGAGCTGGCTCAGTACCGTGAGGTCGCTGCCTTCGCCCAGTTCGGTTCTGACTTGGACGCTGCCACCCAGCAGCTCCTTAACAGGGGTGTCAGGCTGACTGAACTGCTCAAGCAGGGACAGTACTGTGAGTGTTTGATTTCTTCAAA is drawn from Thunnus albacares chromosome 2, fThuAlb1.1, whole genome shotgun sequence and contains these coding sequences:
- the LOC122998279 gene encoding ATP synthase subunit alpha, mitochondrial-like, yielding MLSVRVAAALARTLPRRAGFVSKAVPAACVGVNHLHTHRPWLQKTGTAEVSSILEEKIMGADTSADLEETGRVLSIGDGIARVYGLRNVQAEEMVEFSSGLKGMSLNLEPDNVGVVVFGNDKLIKEGDIVKRTGAIVDVPVGEELLGRVVDALGNAIDGKGPLGASTRRRVGLKAPGIIPRISVREPMQTGIKAVDSLVPIGRGQRELIIGDRQTGKTAIAIDTIINQKRFNEGTDEKKKLYCIYVAIGQKRSTVAQLVKRLTDADAMKYTIVVSATASDAAPLQYLAPYSGCSMGEYFRDNGKHALIIYDDLSKQAVAYRQMSLLLRRPPGREAYPGDVFYLHSRLLERAAKMNDNFGGGSLTALPVIETQAGDVSAYIPTNVISITDGQIFLETELFYKGIRPAINVGLSVSRVGSAAQTRAMKQVAGTMKLELAQYREVAAFAQFGSDLDAATQQLLNRGVRLTELLKQGQYSPMAIEEQVTVIYAGVRGHLDKMEPSKITKFEKAFLQHILSQHQDLLAAIKADGKISEASDAKLKQIVLTFLSSFE